The following coding sequences are from one Bacteroidales bacterium window:
- a CDS encoding BamA/TamA family outer membrane protein, which produces MTGRRFIKFAAGAFLLAACSNTRFLADDQLLYTGRKKIEILSHTTRKNEKEAKSEAKTITANKVNNAIAGIRMLPPVSLWIYNYAWPGKERGFGHWFHEYFSKPPILITDVNPELRAAKIQNDLVNRGFFHTTASASIDTASYNRKKAKVSYSVNLQPPWYLNKINYDTVTHPVDSVINATNIAELVKPGDRFDLSALQSIKTSMAEAAQEDGYFFFRPEYITIRADSGIGNRKMDIFLGRKENLDENLLSRYRINRITLHLVKTGGRDSALTDTFHYKDMVIVSPGKVLRPTVLYNSVAFRNGDLYSITDYRKTLNRLNNLGVFSLVNLYFDVPGKDTSSHLLDIRIETQVPKNLSLSVETNLVTKSTGFTGPALIAGVQHKNAFRGAEKIDLKLTGSMEWQWYRNYRSELGSYSYEAGATGSVVFPRIMLPGKKINEGNLVTKSTTLNGGISLLNRTAFYRLGSLRAGLSYQWGHTQKVHHTFSPLYLNFVKLLKTTPAFDSVVRNNIYIRRSFEQQFILGPRYEFSFDNKSPEKPGTFMFIGGVYTSGNLVSLLARKSGEEPARLFNAVYAQFFKFTADIRYYLNGNNQTLAFRLYSGVGLPYGNSSVLPYVEQFFSGGAYSIRGFPARRLGPGSYHDNTRGFIDQSGDIRLEMNVEYRMKFTKIIQGALFLETGNVWLRNNDPARPGAQFRANTFMNQLAAGTGLGLRFDLGFFVLRTDLGLPLRTPYTVNGSHHIGSFRDIMKKSVFNLAIGYPF; this is translated from the coding sequence ATGACAGGAAGGCGATTTATAAAATTTGCGGCAGGCGCTTTTCTGCTGGCGGCATGCTCGAACACCCGGTTCCTGGCGGATGATCAGCTTCTGTATACAGGCAGGAAAAAGATAGAAATTCTCAGTCACACAACCAGGAAAAACGAAAAGGAAGCGAAAAGCGAGGCAAAAACCATCACCGCCAACAAGGTAAATAATGCAATTGCAGGAATCAGGATGCTGCCACCGGTTTCGCTCTGGATTTACAATTATGCATGGCCCGGTAAAGAAAGGGGGTTCGGTCACTGGTTCCACGAATATTTCTCAAAGCCGCCGATCCTGATTACGGATGTAAATCCTGAATTACGGGCCGCCAAGATACAGAATGACCTTGTGAATCGCGGATTCTTTCATACTACAGCCAGTGCTTCCATTGATACGGCAAGCTATAACAGGAAAAAAGCGAAAGTATCTTATTCCGTAAACCTTCAGCCGCCATGGTATCTGAATAAAATAAATTATGATACGGTCACACATCCGGTTGATTCGGTTATAAATGCCACGAATATTGCAGAGCTTGTAAAACCCGGGGACCGCTTTGATCTGTCGGCTTTGCAAAGTATAAAAACCAGCATGGCAGAGGCAGCACAGGAAGACGGTTACTTTTTCTTCCGCCCGGAATATATAACCATCAGGGCGGATTCAGGAATCGGAAACAGGAAAATGGATATTTTCCTGGGCAGAAAGGAAAATCTTGATGAGAATTTATTGTCGCGTTACCGCATCAACAGGATAACGCTTCACCTGGTAAAAACCGGTGGAAGGGACAGCGCGCTGACTGACACCTTTCATTATAAAGATATGGTGATTGTATCTCCGGGAAAAGTTCTGAGGCCTACAGTATTATATAATTCCGTTGCATTCCGAAACGGTGATCTGTATTCGATTACCGATTATCGCAAAACGTTGAACCGTTTAAACAACCTGGGCGTATTCAGCCTGGTGAATTTGTATTTTGATGTTCCCGGTAAGGATACTTCTTCACATTTGCTGGATATCCGTATTGAAACACAGGTCCCGAAAAATTTAAGTTTGTCGGTTGAAACCAATCTTGTTACCAAATCCACTGGATTTACCGGGCCCGCGCTTATAGCGGGTGTTCAGCATAAAAATGCCTTCAGGGGTGCTGAGAAAATTGATCTGAAACTTACCGGAAGCATGGAATGGCAGTGGTACCGGAATTACAGGAGTGAACTTGGATCCTATTCCTATGAAGCAGGTGCTACGGGATCTGTTGTTTTTCCCCGGATTATGCTTCCTGGAAAAAAAATTAATGAAGGCAACCTGGTTACTAAAAGTACAACACTTAACGGCGGTATCAGTCTGCTGAACCGTACTGCCTTTTACAGGCTGGGTTCACTCAGGGCAGGACTTTCTTACCAATGGGGCCATACACAAAAAGTACATCATACCTTTTCGCCGTTATACCTTAATTTCGTAAAACTCCTGAAAACCACACCGGCATTTGATTCGGTTGTAAGAAATAACATTTATATCCGGCGTAGTTTTGAACAGCAGTTCATTCTGGGGCCCCGGTACGAGTTCAGTTTCGACAATAAGTCGCCCGAAAAGCCCGGAACCTTTATGTTTATTGGCGGAGTATACACTTCGGGCAACCTGGTCAGTTTATTGGCCCGGAAATCCGGTGAAGAACCCGCAAGGTTATTCAACGCGGTGTATGCCCAGTTTTTTAAGTTTACTGCCGACATCAGGTATTATCTAAATGGCAATAATCAGACGCTTGCATTTCGTCTGTATTCAGGCGTAGGTCTGCCTTATGGAAATTCATCGGTGTTGCCTTATGTAGAACAGTTTTTTAGCGGCGGTGCCTACAGTATCAGGGGATTCCCGGCACGACGGCTCGGTCCGGGCAGTTATCACGATAATACAAGGGGATTCATTGATCAGAGTGGCGATATCCGACTTGAAATGAACGTCGAATACCGTATGAAATTTACAAAAATCATACAGGGAGCGCTGTTCCTTGAAACCGGGAATGTCTGGCTGAGGAATAATGATCCTGCACGGCCGGGTGCGCAGTTCAGGGCCAATACTTTTATGAATCAGCTGGCAGCAGGAACAGGTTTGGGACTGCGTTTCGACCTGGGATTCTTTGTGCTGCGAACGGATCTTGGTCTTCCCCTGAGAACGCCATATACAGTGAATGGCAGCCACCATATCGGTTCATTCCGTGACATAATGAAAAAGAGCGTTTTTAATTTAGCTATTGGTTATCCGTTTTAG
- a CDS encoding DUF2200 domain-containing protein yields MMNTKIYKMPFAAVYPMLVQKAEKKGRTKAEVDEIIYWLTGYDEKGLKSQLDNKIDIETFYSQAPQINPNASKITGVICGYRVEEIEDRLMQKIRYLDKLVDELAKGKAMDKILRK; encoded by the coding sequence ATGATGAACACGAAAATATATAAAATGCCTTTTGCCGCTGTATACCCTATGCTTGTGCAGAAGGCCGAGAAAAAGGGCCGTACAAAGGCCGAAGTGGATGAGATTATTTACTGGCTCACCGGGTATGATGAAAAAGGGTTGAAAAGCCAGCTTGACAATAAAATTGATATTGAAACCTTTTACTCACAGGCTCCGCAGATCAATCCCAATGCTTCAAAAATAACAGGTGTCATTTGTGGTTACCGGGTCGAGGAAATCGAAGATAGGCTCATGCAGAAAATCCGGTACCTGGATAAACTGGTAGATGAACTGGCAAAGGGAAAGGCGATGGATAAGATTTTAAGGAAGTAA
- a CDS encoding glycoside hydrolase 43 family protein, producing MKPFILFISLFCVSMLNAQNNSEKHPQTWMPDNGNGTFTNPLFYDEFSDPDMIRVGDDFYLTGTTMHTVPGLPVLRSKDLVNWELLGYVFDKFTLGPEFNLEQGKEAYGQGIWAPCIRYHNNTFYIFSNVNGHGMQVFTAKNPAGPWEHRPLNSEIYDLSVLFDDDGKIYAVYNYNEVHLVELKPDFSGTVEGTDRIIIPAGNNMGEGHHMYKIHGKYYIISANYAPVGRMQCARADNPYGPFETVVISAEETLGTQRGWMTQNAGFGQLPEASASLGFTPPGNNYLGAVTLHQGGIVDLPNGDWWGFSMMDFRSVGRTTCISPVTWKEGWPYFGLEGNPGRSPRTWTKPNVAAHSEQVAPYERNDDFSGPGLSNVWQWNHNPVDSKWELNKKKESLRFYTLPAKDFIWARNTLTQRGIGPISIATTRLDASALKTGDYAGIAILNIPYATLGIERTQNGFVLKFYDQSTNKTIENAVSTGLISLRISGDFDNDFAQFSYSTGEDKYIAIGDPVCMSYQLKTFQGSRYALFAYNRENREGGYADFLDFKLEEPMADRSANIPLGKVIILTNLADSSHVWANPHGMLHSQQKGSKEFESQGCRFRVHDRGKGKVALEAMNGTGFLTVVGIGISADVRLMKQETEASLFMWQDMLYNQCMLLSLKTYRYVGITPGTGEPYAADRPGALPARKDGTVLVWKTAE from the coding sequence ATGAAACCTTTTATTCTGTTCATTAGCCTCTTTTGTGTTTCAATGCTCAATGCACAAAATAATTCAGAAAAACATCCCCAAACCTGGATGCCTGACAACGGAAACGGAACTTTCACCAATCCGCTGTTTTATGATGAATTTTCAGATCCGGATATGATCCGCGTGGGTGATGATTTCTATCTTACCGGTACTACAATGCATACCGTCCCGGGCTTGCCGGTACTCCGATCAAAAGACCTTGTAAACTGGGAATTACTGGGCTATGTTTTTGACAAGTTTACGCTGGGACCTGAATTTAACCTTGAACAGGGCAAAGAAGCATATGGCCAGGGAATCTGGGCGCCCTGCATCCGATATCATAATAATACATTCTATATTTTCAGCAACGTTAATGGTCACGGCATGCAGGTGTTTACTGCCAAAAACCCGGCAGGGCCGTGGGAACACCGGCCGCTGAATTCAGAAATCTATGATCTTTCCGTTTTATTCGATGATGATGGTAAAATATACGCCGTCTATAATTACAATGAAGTACACCTTGTTGAACTGAAGCCCGATTTTTCAGGCACAGTGGAAGGAACCGACCGCATTATCATACCTGCCGGGAATAACATGGGTGAAGGCCATCATATGTACAAGATTCACGGCAAATATTATATAATCAGTGCCAATTATGCCCCTGTTGGGCGCATGCAATGTGCAAGAGCAGATAATCCGTATGGCCCCTTTGAAACCGTTGTAATAAGTGCTGAGGAAACATTGGGTACACAAAGGGGATGGATGACTCAGAATGCCGGCTTTGGCCAATTACCTGAAGCCAGTGCTTCGTTGGGTTTTACCCCTCCCGGAAATAATTACCTGGGCGCAGTTACCCTTCACCAGGGCGGTATTGTGGATTTACCGAACGGCGACTGGTGGGGCTTCTCCATGATGGATTTCCGTTCTGTAGGACGCACTACCTGCATTTCACCGGTAACATGGAAAGAAGGATGGCCTTACTTCGGCCTCGAAGGTAACCCTGGCCGGTCACCCAGAACATGGACCAAACCCAATGTGGCCGCTCATTCTGAACAGGTTGCGCCATATGAGCGGAACGATGATTTTTCAGGTCCCGGTTTATCCAATGTGTGGCAATGGAACCATAATCCTGTCGATAGTAAATGGGAATTGAATAAGAAAAAAGAAAGTCTGCGCTTTTATACATTGCCTGCCAAAGACTTCATATGGGCGAGAAATACGCTTACACAAAGGGGCATAGGTCCGATATCCATTGCTACGACCCGACTCGATGCTTCGGCACTTAAAACCGGTGATTATGCCGGTATTGCTATCCTGAATATTCCCTATGCTACTCTGGGCATTGAGAGGACGCAAAACGGTTTTGTGCTTAAGTTTTATGACCAGAGTACGAACAAGACAATAGAAAACGCCGTGAGCACAGGCTTAATCAGTTTGCGCATCTCAGGCGATTTCGACAATGATTTTGCACAATTCAGTTACAGTACCGGTGAAGACAAATACATTGCCATCGGAGATCCCGTTTGTATGTCATACCAGCTTAAAACGTTCCAGGGATCAAGATACGCCCTGTTTGCCTATAACAGGGAGAACAGGGAAGGCGGATACGCTGACTTCCTTGATTTTAAACTGGAGGAACCCATGGCCGACAGGTCGGCCAATATACCGTTGGGTAAGGTAATCATCCTTACAAACCTGGCTGATAGCAGTCATGTCTGGGCTAATCCGCATGGGATGTTACATTCACAACAAAAAGGATCGAAAGAATTTGAAAGTCAGGGTTGCCGGTTTAGGGTTCATGATCGCGGAAAAGGTAAAGTGGCCCTCGAGGCCATGAATGGCACGGGTTTTCTGACAGTTGTCGGAATAGGAATATCAGCCGACGTCCGCCTGATGAAGCAGGAAACTGAAGCAAGCCTCTTCATGTGGCAGGATATGCTGTATAACCAATGTATGCTCCTGTCGCTCAAAACATACAGGTATGTGGGTATAACACCCGGAACCGGGGAGCCTTATGCAGCCGACAGGCCCGGTGCGCTTCCTGCCCGGAAGGATGGTACCGTGCTGGTGTGGAAAACGGCTGAATAA
- a CDS encoding DUF5916 domain-containing protein, whose amino-acid sequence MKTNLIIPVIISAFTLAVPQLAGQSQSGEKRMYETSFTDTPPVIDGMMNEDSWNGVEWGNSFIQRIPKENVAPSQQTSFKILYDNNNLYVFIRAHDSTASKISRRLSRRDTEDGDMVTIQIDSYYDQQTAFSFTAMASGTKGDALISQDGNNFDDSWNPVWYLATTIDNSGWSAEMRIPFSQLRFGKKDEHIWGIQIKRYLFRNQEESAWQFIPKGSPGVVHLFGELHGINNIKPVRQIELMPYALAKTERFEKVENDPFLKNGRSNSISAGLDGKIAVTNDFTLDFSVNPDFGQVEADPSEVNLTAFETYFSEHRPLFVEGKNIYQFQPSNTIVINNFNSDNLFYSRRIGRYPHLTPESNDTVHVKMPESTKILTALKLSGKTRNGLSVGLLESVTTNEKAEIDQKGIRSKEIVEPLTNYFVARVQQDFNKGETTLGGIVTAVNRDTRSHAFDYLHSAAYTGGVDFKTTWKERTWYLAGNVEFSNVRGKPEAITATQQSSAHYFQRPDADYKSVDTSLTSLSGMGSTVKFGRQSKKVVQFETSFTVRSPGLEFNDIGYMRYSDLFHHGSWLSLNKRDPFLIFNNFYLNTNYWMFWDFSGKHTTTLFNTNWHWQYKNHWNMNFNITRETKNVSNDLLRGGPAMHMPGSVEGNLNCFTDQSKKISLYAGHYRGYGDLESFRAHDFYGGLIAQPLNSLSLTIEPEYLAINSQLQYVQTSSILDENRYLFAQIEQKTMTVTIRLNYTINPQLSVEYYGQPFVSAGKYSHFSRITNPVADQFNDRYHVFTDEITYAPGTNGNSGQYSVDENKDGTIDYTISNPDFNFRQYRSNLVVRWEYLPGSTLFLVWSQGRTDSASDGNFNYGNDIRDLFQKKANNVFLIKLSYWLPI is encoded by the coding sequence ATGAAAACAAACTTAATAATTCCGGTAATCATTTCTGCATTTACTCTTGCAGTGCCGCAACTTGCAGGCCAATCTCAAAGCGGTGAAAAAAGAATGTATGAAACGTCATTTACAGACACTCCTCCTGTTATTGATGGTATGATGAATGAGGATAGCTGGAATGGCGTAGAATGGGGCAACAGCTTCATTCAGCGTATTCCAAAGGAAAATGTAGCACCCTCACAACAGACTTCCTTTAAAATCCTTTACGACAACAACAATTTATACGTTTTCATAAGAGCCCATGACAGCACCGCATCCAAAATAAGTCGCAGGTTATCCAGGCGCGACACGGAGGACGGCGATATGGTAACCATCCAGATCGATAGTTATTATGATCAGCAAACCGCGTTTTCATTCACTGCAATGGCATCCGGAACAAAGGGAGATGCACTGATTTCACAGGACGGAAATAATTTTGACGACAGCTGGAACCCGGTGTGGTACCTGGCCACAACAATTGATAACTCCGGATGGAGCGCTGAAATGCGTATTCCATTCAGTCAGTTGAGATTTGGAAAGAAGGATGAACACATATGGGGAATCCAGATAAAACGCTATTTATTCAGGAACCAGGAAGAATCTGCCTGGCAGTTTATTCCAAAAGGATCTCCGGGCGTGGTTCACTTGTTTGGTGAATTGCACGGAATCAATAATATAAAGCCGGTCAGGCAAATTGAACTGATGCCCTATGCATTGGCTAAAACCGAACGATTTGAAAAAGTTGAAAATGATCCTTTCCTGAAAAACGGGAGATCGAATTCAATATCGGCCGGCCTGGATGGCAAAATTGCGGTAACCAATGATTTCACGCTTGACTTTTCAGTCAATCCCGATTTCGGGCAGGTTGAAGCGGATCCATCAGAGGTTAACCTCACTGCTTTTGAAACGTATTTCTCAGAGCACAGGCCTTTATTTGTGGAAGGAAAAAACATTTACCAGTTTCAACCTTCCAACACCATTGTAATCAATAATTTTAATTCTGATAATTTATTCTATTCACGGCGGATCGGGCGCTACCCACATCTTACCCCTGAATCAAATGACACAGTGCATGTTAAAATGCCTGAATCAACAAAAATACTTACAGCACTAAAACTGTCGGGAAAAACCAGGAACGGATTATCAGTGGGACTTCTTGAAAGTGTCACAACAAACGAGAAGGCTGAAATAGACCAAAAAGGAATCCGGAGCAAAGAAATTGTGGAACCACTGACAAACTATTTTGTGGCCAGAGTACAGCAGGATTTTAATAAAGGAGAAACCACCCTGGGCGGCATTGTAACGGCCGTGAACCGTGACACCAGGAGCCATGCGTTTGATTATCTTCACTCCGCGGCATATACCGGCGGCGTTGATTTCAAGACCACATGGAAAGAACGCACATGGTACCTTGCCGGAAACGTAGAATTCAGCAATGTAAGAGGAAAACCGGAGGCCATAACGGCTACACAACAGTCCTCGGCACATTATTTCCAAAGACCTGACGCTGATTATAAATCGGTTGACACAAGCCTGACTTCCCTTTCGGGTATGGGCAGCACGGTAAAGTTCGGGCGTCAGAGCAAGAAAGTAGTGCAGTTTGAAACCAGTTTCACAGTCAGATCGCCGGGACTTGAATTCAACGATATCGGCTACATGAGGTACAGTGACCTGTTTCATCATGGTTCATGGTTATCATTAAACAAGCGGGATCCCTTCCTTATTTTCAATAATTTTTACCTGAACACTAATTACTGGATGTTCTGGGACTTTTCGGGAAAACACACCACGACCCTGTTTAACACAAACTGGCACTGGCAGTATAAGAACCACTGGAACATGAATTTCAACATTACCCGCGAAACCAAGAATGTATCAAATGACCTGTTAAGAGGAGGTCCTGCAATGCATATGCCCGGAAGTGTTGAAGGAAATCTGAACTGCTTTACGGATCAGTCGAAAAAGATATCGCTATATGCCGGTCATTACAGGGGATATGGCGACCTGGAAAGCTTCAGGGCACATGATTTCTATGGGGGATTAATAGCACAGCCCCTTAATTCTCTTTCTCTTACTATTGAACCGGAATACCTGGCAATAAATTCACAACTGCAATATGTACAAACATCAAGTATCCTGGATGAAAACAGGTATCTTTTTGCACAAATTGAACAGAAAACAATGACTGTCACCATCAGGCTTAACTATACAATAAATCCTCAACTTTCGGTTGAGTATTACGGACAGCCTTTTGTATCAGCCGGAAAATACAGCCATTTCAGCAGGATAACCAATCCGGTTGCCGATCAGTTCAATGACCGGTATCATGTATTTACGGATGAAATCACCTATGCACCGGGAACCAACGGAAACAGCGGTCAATACAGTGTGGATGAAAACAAGGATGGAACCATAGATTATACCATCAGCAATCCTGATTTTAATTTCAGACAATACAGATCAAACCTGGTTGTCAGGTGGGAGTACCTGCCCGGTTCAACATTGTTTCTTGTCTGGTCGCAGGGCCGCACAGATTCAGCATCGGATGGTAATTTCAATTACGGAAATGATATCCGTGATTTATTCCAGAAAAAAGCCAATAACGTATTCCTGATTAAATTATCATATTGGTTGCCGATTTAG
- a CDS encoding alpha/beta fold hydrolase → MTNKARLLTGSILLMAIGLFCFNYYGARAIIQVRGDFVDFLRPVNAGLIPDTADFPLNYQDISCKTNDGLTLKGYIVRTDSINQKGTVFLVHGIRAYKEHFLPVARMLSDSGYNAVLIDLRAHGKSEGKYCTFGYLEKQDLTILIDTILNEKNLSSDIGIWGQSLGGAVALQTLAIDDRLKFGIIESSFSDFRITVHDYFKHFAGFDIPFLTDYLVHRAEKIGSSADQVVPEQSAVNIHQPVLIVHGNMDDRINITYGKRNYTNLSGPKEFIELPATHLDVWQVGGEDYFKRVFGFLETIQ, encoded by the coding sequence ATGACCAATAAAGCCAGGTTATTAACAGGAAGTATACTGCTGATGGCCATTGGATTGTTTTGCTTTAATTATTACGGAGCGAGGGCAATTATACAGGTCAGAGGGGATTTTGTTGATTTTTTGAGACCTGTGAATGCTGGCCTTATTCCTGATACAGCTGACTTTCCTCTGAATTATCAGGATATTTCGTGTAAAACAAATGACGGCTTAACATTGAAAGGTTATATAGTCCGCACAGATTCAATAAACCAGAAGGGTACCGTATTTTTGGTTCATGGTATACGTGCATATAAAGAACATTTTCTTCCGGTAGCCAGGATGCTTTCCGATAGCGGATACAATGCCGTGTTGATCGACTTAAGAGCTCACGGAAAAAGCGAAGGTAAATACTGTACATTCGGTTATCTTGAAAAACAGGATCTCACCATTTTAATCGATACAATCCTGAATGAGAAAAACCTGAGTTCAGATATAGGAATCTGGGGGCAATCCCTTGGTGGCGCTGTGGCCTTGCAAACCCTGGCCATTGATGACAGATTGAAATTCGGTATCATTGAAAGCTCATTCTCTGATTTCAGAATTACGGTACATGATTATTTTAAGCATTTTGCCGGTTTTGATATTCCGTTTCTGACCGATTACCTGGTTCATCGGGCTGAAAAAATAGGCAGTTCAGCAGACCAGGTAGTTCCGGAACAAAGTGCCGTGAATATACATCAGCCTGTTCTGATTGTTCACGGGAATATGGATGACAGGATCAATATAACCTACGGGAAGCGGAATTATACTAATCTTTCCGGGCCAAAGGAATTCATTGAATTGCCCGCCACTCACCTGGATGTATGGCAGGTTGGGGGAGAGGATTATTTTAAGAGGGTATTTGGGTTTTTGGAAACGATTCAATAA
- a CDS encoding RDD family protein has protein sequence MTDNKYGKLINRVKAILVDTLVIIGLALAVSGILNLFENVSNPVRALCFTLIVLYDPILTTLNGATVGHMLIGLKVRKESDENQKISFPFALIRFVLKAFLGFISLMTISEKNKGKAIHDSAAGSIVLQS, from the coding sequence ATGACTGACAATAAATATGGAAAGCTTATCAATCGTGTTAAAGCAATTCTGGTTGATACCCTTGTAATTATTGGTCTTGCACTCGCTGTTTCCGGCATTCTTAACCTGTTTGAAAATGTAAGTAACCCGGTACGGGCCTTGTGCTTTACCTTGATTGTTCTTTATGATCCTATTCTTACTACATTAAACGGAGCAACTGTTGGGCACATGTTAATCGGTTTAAAGGTAAGAAAAGAATCCGATGAAAATCAGAAGATCAGCTTTCCGTTTGCATTGATCCGCTTTGTGCTTAAAGCCTTCCTTGGATTTATTTCGCTAATGACAATCTCGGAAAAGAACAAGGGAAAAGCAATTCATGATTCAGCTGCAGGTTCGATTGTATTACAGAGTTAA